GGTCTTTCTTGTCTTCCAGCCCCAGAAAACAACGTTGAACAAACAACTGCACACTCGAAATTGCCTGCTTAATGCGGGATGTTTCCATGCAAGCATCCATCTGCACGTCAATCAGGAAAAATTCAAACAAGCTGTCAGCATCCACCACACCCCATTTAATCAAATCCTCTTGCACAAGCAGGTAACTAATTAAGGCTAGTTTCTGGTTTTCACGCAGCTCGTCATTAAGCGGTTTGACGAGCTGTTCCCAATCCTCCTGGTCGTAGCGAGCGCGGATAGCTTTGCGGATGTCTTCAGCAATTTGGTGACATACCCAAAACTTCGATGGCATGAGTTTGCCAGTAAGTCACTTCATCAGCACTCAAGTTAAAGCCATTGATTAACAAAGCGGCTTTAAACAGTTTTATAAATACCTCTTCGACTTCTGACCCTTGCGAGTAGTCGGGCAATAGTGCGGAAGTCGGAATAGTGGCTTTAGCTAAGGTTGCTGTTTTCCATTGAATATCTTGAGGTTGCTGACCACTTACTTCCAGCCAGTATAATTTCCCACTTTTTAACTTTTTCGCAGTCGGATCGGTTGACCAAACGTTAGAAGGGTCTTCTTGCTGGTACTTGAATGGAATCGTCTCACCATCTAACACCAGAGGTGCTGGTTGAGTTTCGCTTTTAGCAACAAATGCATAGGCTTCGTCTGTTGGTGGAATTAAGTAACCCTTCCAGTTGCCGTCATTTGCTACTGGCTGGACTTTGATTTTTTCTAATATACTGATGGCAGATTGATTAGATGTCCCCACCTTGAGTAAATTTGATAACAGCGTGTCTGTCACATCGGTGGGCAAACTCATTGCACTTGCTAGGGTATCGACAATCAACCGATGTGCCAAACGCTGCCGCAGTAATGGGAGGAAATACTTGAGGAAGTCAAAACGTTTGTTGAGAGCAGTATTTCCGTCAGGTGGAAGTACATCACCCGCAAGCAATTTACTTTTCGCTTCATTCTCCTTTGGTTGGGGAGGACATTGTGCAGCAGACAAATTAGTATCTGTTTTGCCATTATCTTTATTTGGGAAAATTCCTAACAGCGCATCATTAAAGATATTTTGGGGTTGTTTGCTAACGCGATCAATTGCCTTTGCCCAATTTGGATCGGTAGAAAGTGCTTTAGCTTGGTTTTTTTCTTCTTCGGTGAGAATACCCGTAACCTGGAGTCCAGCACTGGGTGGAGTTGCATCTTTCTGGTTACTGTATTTGAGTTTCTTGGCGAGTGTTTTTTGTGACTCTGGAATGTTAATTGTGAGATTCAAAGGAGCATTAGTAGCGTAAACCGTTGTTCCTTCTAGCAAGCCGAGAATCTGCTCCACCACAGATGGTTCAAAAAACAACCCAGCTTTGGCACGGACTAATTCAGCCGTTGCTTCATCTTTCTTGTCTTCAGGTATATCTTTATGATCGCGGTCAATGCCGTTTAATCCATCGTAAAGCGTCTTGGTAACTTGCAGGATAGTTCTCTTGGGTGGGGCTATTGGACGCAGTTTATCGTCTTTATTTTGAATAATGTAATTGAGTTGGCGGAAATTAAAGCCCGCATCCTCCATTTTGCCCCAGCTTTCGAGTAGTGATAGTGTGTTCCAGGCACTTGGGAACGGATCGCCAAATAAGGCGATCGCATCTGGCAAGTCTGCCACTTTAATATGTAGGGTTTTAGCCAGCAAACTATGGCGATACAGTACCGACAAGTTTGGTATTGTTAAGGCATCGGGCAGTTTAGCGAAACCGATGAGTGTCGTTATATCATCGGCTATCGGGATGTTGCGGTGTTCCCCCGTTAGTTAATGTTGGGTGGGTTGAAAGTCCCACTAACGCTTTGTCGGTTTCATCAATCGTCCAGCCTAGTTTGCGCCAAAGTCGGATAAAACGGTGGATGCGATCGCACTCATCAACAGTTACAGGATTTCCATCAAGGTGCGTTAACCGAACTTTATCCAAATTACAGGTATCCGGAGATGGTAGCCACAGCACCAGGGATTGACGACCAACTTGAAGCATTCCTTGCTGATTAATTCTGATAGAAATATCATCATCACTTCTATCCTTGACTAATCGAAATTCATCTCCGTATTTTTCGGCGAATGACTTGCCATCCGGTGTTTTGACGAGTCCAGCAACAAGGACAGGTATGTTGTCGCCAATAGCTTTAGCAACTCTGCCAATCTGCGTCCCACTTAAATCTACAACCGTCCTGTCTTTACGTAATATGCCAAAAGTAGCGGAAACCATGCCGATAACAGTCTCACCATCTTTATCTACAATTGTTCCGTCTTTGCGTAATGTACCAACAAATAATTCATTTTCTGAAAGCAGGCGGAGTCTTGGTACATCTGGTGGGGGGTTTGGTGTTGGTTCTTGTTGTTGTGGCTTAAACAATTGACCTTCAATTGGAAGTTGTGGTCCTTCGCCAGATTCTAAAACAATCAACTTACCGATTTTTTCAAAGTAACAGTATACCCATCTTTGCAAATCCTTGGTTTCCAAACACCAATTAAGTTTTTGCTGCTGACAAGGGTCAGGGTGCAGCATCGCATGAAGCAGAGGGACTAATGGTTGGGCTGTTTCTAAAAATTCTATAACTTTGGCGAATTTGACTTTTGGATCGTTGCTCTTTGTATCCACCAATGTTTGCAGAAAGCGATAGCTGAAGCGGATGCTTTCTAATATGGTCAGGGCTTTGCCTTGGGGATAATTAGGATTGATAAACTGAGTTTTTAATAATTCAACCAAATCAATATACTGAATACCTGTACGCGGTAAAAATTGCTTTTTAACAAAAGTCAGCCCCTTCTGTCCATTAATAGCGTCTTCATTCAAATCGAGCATCTCAGCTTCGGTTTTGTAGCCATAGTAA
This genomic stretch from Tolypothrix sp. NIES-4075 harbors:
- a CDS encoding neuraminidase-like domain-containing protein, whose product is MPSKFWVCHQIAEDIRKAIRARYDQEDWEQLVKPLNDELRENQKLALISYLLVQEDLIKWGVVDADSLFEFFLIDVQMDACMETSRIKQAISSVQLFVQRCFLGLEDKKD